DNA sequence from the Brachybacterium avium genome:
GCCGGTCCCCGACGAGGTCCTGTTCGATCCTCCGCAGCTGCCCGCCGCCGCGGATCCCTTCGAGCTCGCCCGACGCACCGTGAACCGCTCCCGAGCAGCGGCCCGGGACCGCGGACTCTTCCCCATCTCCGCGAAGACTCAGGCCAGAGACGTTCGCGATCGGTCCGGCCGCGCGCTCGGCTACTCCGGATCACGCCCCGACCCGCGGGATCCGCAGGGCATCGAGAACGTGCTGCGGAAGGTGCTGGGAAACCTCGGCTGGAATGCCGGGATGAGCGCAGGACGAGTGCTGGAGGAGTGGGACGACATCGTGGGTGAACGGCTCGCCACCCATTGCCGACCGGTCTCCTTCGAAGCAGGAGTGCTGGTGGTCAGCGCCTCCTCCTCGGCCTGGGCCGCCCAGCTGCGGATGCTCACTCCCCAGCTGATCACCACGATCGAGGAGCGGGTCGGCTCCCACGTGATCTCCGAGCTGACCGTCACCGGCCCGGCCGCCGCCCAGCGCAGCTGGAAGAAGGGCCGCCGCACCGTGACCTGGCGCGGCCCCCGGGACACCTACGGCTGATCGACGTGCTGTGAGGTGCTGGTCACCGGAGGCCGTCACGGGGCGGGTCCTGCTACTGTGAGCTCAGACGAGCTGATGCAGCTCGCGTGCACTGGGGTCGGTGAAATTCCGAGCCGGCGGTGACAGTCCGCGACCCGATGGCCTCTGGCCCTCGGCTGACCAGGTGGGATTCCTGGACCGACGGTGAGAGTCCGGATGGGAAGCGCACGCGAACGACGTCCTCGGGCGCACCGTCGCCGCGCTTCTGCTGCGCCGCATGGTGATTCCCGGGCGATGTCGTTCCCGTACACCCTTTCTCTCCCTCCGGGTCCGCGAGCAGCGGAGTGGAGGAGAGACCATGCTGGATGCCGCCGAGCACCGTGCCCTGCGCCGTGCCCTCGAGATCGCGGCCGATCCCGCGG
Encoded proteins:
- a CDS encoding DUF721 domain-containing protein, yielding MPVPDEVLFDPPQLPAAADPFELARRTVNRSRAAARDRGLFPISAKTQARDVRDRSGRALGYSGSRPDPRDPQGIENVLRKVLGNLGWNAGMSAGRVLEEWDDIVGERLATHCRPVSFEAGVLVVSASSSAWAAQLRMLTPQLITTIEERVGSHVISELTVTGPAAAQRSWKKGRRTVTWRGPRDTYG